A region of Ignatzschineria larvae DSM 13226 DNA encodes the following proteins:
- a CDS encoding N-6 DNA methylase, giving the protein MSRKMETAQSDALKSEAILFGLISEFRGTVPIEDATEIIMSSAYLFWQDPDQAIEALESGEKRLQHYLFEACQALCEARQLPLKSEYYRQISCSGLIESYRQIYQQCDANRLNFAHFVAEGIYTGVTIENRRHSGDLDSSSIPYLMRNIARLYPYQKVYDGACGFGRLLYLLNPPTFIARDIVPINVALTQLLFEMLTRKGCFLVGDTLMGADSANQAIDQSIEKASQQEVEQEAEQEVPEESAPESIQTSAPAREAITEPLGVDMVISQPPLGIQIDSKLLTTLAKSPYLLMDDPISSRASDSLWIQEALYQTHARGRVILHIAPGWSYRAGYDLALRKELLERNWVEALIYLPGSMMSYTGIESNILILNRAKKVNTIRLIDGRSLGFISSKKRYRIFSEADIKQITTRLQASDLSEVQASDTNSDFALDIPLSEIRKKNYDLSATLYFSKIERLELTSIAEEQRKLLQLSEQCQKLQAEFQALVEEIG; this is encoded by the coding sequence ATGAGTCGTAAGATGGAAACTGCGCAATCGGATGCGCTCAAATCAGAGGCGATCCTCTTCGGGCTAATTTCAGAATTTCGAGGCACTGTGCCGATCGAAGATGCGACAGAGATTATTATGAGTTCCGCTTATCTCTTCTGGCAAGATCCCGATCAAGCCATTGAAGCGCTTGAGTCAGGGGAGAAGAGGTTACAACATTATCTCTTTGAAGCGTGCCAAGCATTGTGTGAAGCGCGTCAATTACCACTCAAATCCGAGTATTACCGGCAAATTTCTTGCAGTGGATTGATCGAAAGCTATCGGCAGATCTATCAGCAATGTGATGCTAATCGTTTGAACTTCGCTCACTTTGTGGCGGAAGGGATCTATACCGGCGTGACGATTGAGAATCGCCGGCATTCTGGTGATTTAGATAGTAGCTCTATTCCCTATTTGATGCGCAATATCGCGCGCCTCTATCCTTATCAAAAGGTCTATGATGGCGCTTGTGGCTTTGGGCGCTTGCTCTATCTGCTCAATCCCCCCACTTTTATTGCGCGGGATATCGTGCCGATTAATGTGGCGTTAACGCAATTACTCTTTGAGATGTTGACCCGTAAAGGATGCTTCCTTGTGGGTGATACCTTGATGGGTGCAGATAGTGCAAATCAAGCAATTGATCAATCGATAGAGAAGGCCTCACAACAAGAAGTAGAACAAGAAGCAGAACAAGAAGTACCGGAGGAATCAGCACCGGAATCGATACAAACATCAGCGCCGGCAAGGGAAGCGATCACAGAACCGCTTGGCGTAGATATGGTGATTTCTCAACCGCCTTTAGGGATTCAGATTGATTCAAAACTATTGACGACATTAGCAAAATCGCCTTATCTCTTAATGGATGATCCGATCTCTTCGCGGGCGAGTGATAGCCTTTGGATTCAAGAAGCGCTCTATCAAACTCACGCGCGCGGACGGGTGATTTTGCATATTGCGCCGGGCTGGAGCTATCGGGCAGGTTATGATTTGGCACTTCGTAAAGAGTTATTGGAACGCAATTGGGTTGAAGCGCTGATCTATCTGCCGGGGAGTATGATGAGTTATACTGGCATTGAGAGTAATATTCTAATTCTTAATCGCGCTAAAAAGGTCAATACGATCCGTTTAATTGATGGACGATCCCTTGGGTTTATAAGCTCGAAAAAACGCTATCGAATCTTCTCAGAAGCGGATATTAAGCAGATTACAACGCGACTTCAAGCATCGGATTTATCCGAGGTGCAAGCATCCGATACGAATAGCGATTTCGCGCTCGATATCCCTCTAAGTGAAATTCGGAAAAAGAATTATGATCTCAGTGCCACACTCTATTTCTCAAAAATAGAGCGACTTGAGCTTACGAGCATTGCCGAGGAGCAGCGGAAACTCTTGCAATTAAGCGAGCAGTGTCAAAAATTGCAGGCGGAGTTTCAGGCGCTCGTAGAGGAGATTGGGTAG
- a CDS encoding YgiW/YdeI family stress tolerance OB fold protein, translated as MERQRDWQMQGNADSTMEITLGNQRLKMGLKTFFTVIAGVILSLVLNVISEPVWAIEGHDLPTDSNPEEELAINVDIDIRRNNGATLVKEARLLDDDMRVTLQGSIVKQLSKERYLFQDPSGEMEIEIEHDEWYGIEVTPEDTILLQGEIERSHFQPVVLDVDFLLKLE; from the coding sequence ATGGAGCGGCAGAGAGATTGGCAAATGCAAGGGAATGCTGATAGCACAATGGAAATTACCCTAGGGAATCAACGGTTAAAAATGGGGCTTAAAACCTTTTTTACAGTGATTGCCGGCGTGATCTTAAGCTTAGTGCTGAATGTGATTTCAGAGCCTGTCTGGGCAATAGAAGGGCATGATCTTCCTACGGATAGTAATCCCGAAGAGGAGCTTGCGATCAATGTTGATATCGATATTCGGCGCAATAATGGGGCCACATTAGTAAAAGAGGCGCGTTTGCTTGATGATGATATGCGTGTAACGTTACAGGGATCTATCGTGAAACAGCTTTCAAAAGAACGTTATCTGTTTCAAGATCCTTCCGGCGAGATGGAGATAGAGATTGAACACGATGAGTGGTATGGCATTGAAGTGACGCCTGAAGATACCATATTGCTACAGGGAGAGATTGAACGATCCCATTTTCAACCTGTGGTCTTAGATGTAGATTTTCTACTCAAATTAGAATAG
- a CDS encoding dicarboxylate/amino acid:cation symporter — translation MSAISVETSNNMNKDMPKAKKPKFYQILYVQVIFAIIIGILLGHFAPDIGQKMQPLGDAFIKLVKMIIAPVIFITVATGIGGMNNMKTVGRVTGKAMIYFLTFSTIALFVGMLIANVVQPGAGMNIDPATLSSNADAVAGYVEKAHDSSLVGFLMNILPTTLVSPLVGGNILQVLFVAVLFGIALASIGEKGEPIVTFLNQLAEPIFKIVSMLMKFAPIGAFGAMAFTIGRYGIESISNLAMLVITFYVTSILFVVVVLGLVARYNKFSILKLMRYIKEELLLVLGTSSSEAALPTLMQKMEKAGCDKSVVGLVIPTGYSFNLDGTNIYMTMAALFIAQACGIHLSFGEQILLLLVAMLSSKGAAGVTGAGFITLAATLSVVPSVPIEGMALILGIDRFMSECRALTNLAGNACATIVVARWDNALDAEQLQRALDGKVTEEEALKTVL, via the coding sequence ATGAGTGCTATATCGGTAGAAACATCAAATAATATGAATAAGGATATGCCGAAGGCAAAAAAGCCTAAGTTCTATCAAATTCTCTATGTACAGGTTATTTTTGCGATTATTATCGGGATTTTGCTAGGTCATTTTGCGCCGGATATTGGTCAAAAGATGCAGCCATTGGGCGATGCTTTTATTAAGCTCGTGAAGATGATTATTGCACCGGTAATCTTTATTACTGTCGCTACAGGTATTGGCGGCATGAATAATATGAAAACCGTTGGGCGTGTAACGGGTAAGGCGATGATCTATTTCCTTACTTTCTCAACCATTGCGCTTTTTGTGGGAATGCTGATTGCTAATGTCGTACAACCTGGTGCCGGGATGAATATTGATCCCGCGACATTGTCTAGTAATGCTGATGCTGTCGCCGGTTATGTTGAGAAAGCCCATGATAGCTCGTTAGTCGGCTTCTTGATGAATATTTTACCGACAACGTTGGTGAGCCCATTAGTAGGAGGAAATATTCTACAAGTGCTCTTTGTCGCCGTTTTATTCGGGATTGCGCTTGCAAGTATCGGTGAGAAGGGTGAGCCGATTGTGACATTCCTCAATCAACTCGCTGAGCCTATCTTCAAAATCGTGTCGATGTTGATGAAATTTGCACCGATTGGCGCATTTGGGGCAATGGCATTTACCATTGGTCGTTACGGGATTGAATCAATATCGAATCTTGCGATGTTAGTGATTACTTTCTATGTGACATCGATCCTATTTGTCGTAGTGGTATTAGGATTAGTGGCACGTTATAACAAATTCTCAATTCTGAAATTAATGCGTTATATCAAAGAAGAATTACTATTAGTATTAGGTACAAGCTCTTCAGAAGCTGCGCTCCCCACATTAATGCAGAAGATGGAGAAAGCAGGTTGTGATAAATCTGTTGTCGGGCTTGTGATTCCAACGGGTTACTCTTTTAACCTTGATGGCACCAATATCTATATGACGATGGCAGCACTCTTTATTGCCCAGGCTTGTGGTATTCATTTGAGCTTTGGCGAGCAGATATTGCTACTTCTTGTGGCGATGTTAAGTTCAAAAGGGGCAGCGGGTGTAACAGGTGCAGGCTTTATTACCTTAGCCGCAACGCTCTCCGTAGTACCGTCAGTACCGATTGAAGGGATGGCGCTTATTTTAGGAATCGACCGCTTTATGTCTGAGTGTCGTGCCTTGACTAACCTTGCCGGTAATGCTTGTGCTACAATCGTGGTTGCGCGCTGGGATAATGCCTTAGATGCAGAGCAGTTACAAAGAGCTTTAGATGGTAAAGTAACTGAAGAGGAAGCATTGAAAACCGTGCTTTAG
- a CDS encoding ribonuclease D: MKDHYIDTQEVLDQWCNTQLEEITLLALDTEFLRVKTYFPKLCLIQLATDQEAVCIDPLAIKDFTALNALLTAPHITKIIHSASQDLEAIIHALGILVTPVFDTQTAAQITFNKKVGISYHDLVLHYCDVDLTRDQTRTQWDLRPLSSEQLKYAYDDVHYLIPAYHKLVAEIEATGQQETLKNHLLPLTDQARYEPNPEMAWKKVKGSQRLRGSKKQLLKSLAKMRELVAIQQDIPKRWVIKDEILIHLAESYSQKNYKLYDDYAVTSYSEVIQNQIIRTIENFWKQQPSLLDDEESEDEE, translated from the coding sequence ATGAAAGATCATTATATAGATACACAAGAAGTGCTCGATCAGTGGTGTAATACTCAATTAGAAGAGATTACACTCTTAGCGCTCGATACAGAATTTCTACGTGTGAAAACCTACTTCCCTAAACTCTGTCTGATTCAGCTTGCCACCGATCAGGAAGCCGTTTGTATTGATCCTTTAGCTATCAAGGATTTTACGGCGCTCAATGCACTCTTAACTGCCCCTCACATTACTAAAATTATCCATTCTGCAAGCCAAGATCTCGAAGCGATCATTCATGCCCTCGGCATTTTAGTAACGCCCGTCTTTGATACTCAAACAGCGGCGCAAATTACATTTAATAAAAAGGTCGGCATCAGCTATCACGATCTTGTGCTGCACTATTGCGATGTCGATCTCACTCGAGATCAGACGCGCACACAGTGGGATCTGCGACCTCTCTCGAGTGAACAGCTTAAATATGCCTATGATGACGTGCATTACCTTATTCCCGCTTATCATAAATTAGTGGCAGAAATTGAGGCAACAGGACAACAAGAGACGCTTAAAAATCATCTTCTTCCACTTACTGACCAAGCTCGTTATGAGCCAAATCCAGAGATGGCTTGGAAAAAGGTCAAAGGTTCACAGCGATTACGTGGTTCTAAAAAGCAGCTTCTTAAATCGCTGGCCAAAATGCGGGAATTAGTGGCGATTCAGCAAGATATTCCAAAACGTTGGGTGATTAAAGATGAGATCTTGATCCATCTTGCCGAAAGCTACTCACAGAAAAACTATAAGCTCTATGATGATTATGCGGTGACTTCCTACTCTGAAGTTATACAGAATCAAATCATTCGCACCATTGAAAATTTCTGGAAACAGCAACCTTCATTACTCGATGATGAAGAGAGTGAGGATGAGGAATAG
- a CDS encoding 23S rRNA (adenine(2030)-N(6))-methyltransferase RlmJ, with product MLSYRHSFHAGNHADVLKHTVQSLIIESLTEKEKAFLYLDTHSGAGRYQLTSAESEKTGEYLEGIARIWATSERPEILAPYLDVVKKLNSDGELRYYPGSPLLAKALLRSQDQLIMTELHPSDYPRLVEEFARDRRAEVLKEDGFQQLKSKLPPTSRRGFVLIDPPYELKTDYEAVVSGIVEGYKRFATGIYAIWYPVVSRTQINNMVEALRETGIRKILQIELGVQPDSEERGMTASGMIVINPPWKLEAQIQAIMPWLYQTLVPDNQGHTLIEWITPE from the coding sequence ATGTTAAGTTATCGTCACAGCTTTCACGCCGGCAATCATGCGGATGTTTTAAAACATACCGTTCAGAGTTTGATTATTGAATCATTAACAGAGAAAGAGAAAGCATTTCTCTATTTAGATACTCATTCTGGTGCAGGGCGCTATCAATTAACGAGTGCTGAATCGGAGAAAACCGGGGAGTACCTCGAAGGGATTGCCAGAATATGGGCTACTTCAGAACGCCCAGAAATTTTAGCACCGTATCTAGATGTCGTGAAGAAGCTAAATTCTGATGGTGAATTGCGATATTATCCAGGTTCACCATTATTGGCAAAAGCGTTATTGAGATCCCAAGATCAATTGATTATGACAGAGCTTCATCCGAGTGATTATCCTCGATTAGTTGAAGAGTTCGCCCGAGATCGCCGAGCAGAAGTCTTGAAAGAAGACGGATTTCAACAACTCAAATCTAAATTACCGCCGACAAGTCGCCGAGGATTTGTATTAATCGATCCCCCTTATGAGTTAAAAACAGATTATGAAGCGGTGGTATCGGGCATTGTTGAAGGTTATAAACGCTTTGCAACAGGGATTTATGCGATTTGGTATCCTGTTGTCTCTCGTACGCAGATCAATAATATGGTAGAAGCGCTGCGAGAAACGGGGATTCGTAAAATTCTACAGATTGAATTAGGGGTCCAACCCGATAGTGAAGAGCGGGGAATGACTGCTTCAGGGATGATAGTGATCAATCCGCCTTGGAAGTTAGAAGCGCAAATACAAGCTATTATGCCTTGGCTCTATCAAACGCTCGTCCCCGATAATCAAGGACATACATTGATCGAATGGATTACCCCGGAGTAG
- the thiM gene encoding hydroxyethylthiazole kinase: MLIPFSAMNAVPYWLMYQEKSPLVHCMTNHVVQNFTANVLLATGGSPAMVPSIEECGDFTTIASALLINVGTITAATAEAMLASAKVAYETGTPWVLDPVAIGPALYYRTEIVAQLLQYKPTVIRGNVAEIKTLAGEAAQSKGVDSQEDFSEAVIYAEQVARELNTVVAMTGRHDIITDGQKTYEVSIGTEQLTKVTGTGCSLSALVAGLIGASQDVVEAAATACYVVSLAGVRAAEKSEGMGSFAVSYLDELSLINADSLFALAQAEEEKAEAL; this comes from the coding sequence ATGTTAATCCCGTTTTCAGCGATGAATGCCGTTCCTTATTGGTTAATGTATCAGGAGAAATCGCCACTTGTGCATTGTATGACCAATCACGTGGTGCAAAATTTTACAGCGAACGTATTACTAGCCACCGGCGGTAGTCCTGCGATGGTGCCGAGTATTGAGGAGTGTGGGGATTTTACTACGATTGCAAGTGCATTACTAATTAATGTTGGGACGATTACAGCGGCCACAGCCGAAGCGATGTTAGCATCTGCAAAAGTGGCGTATGAAACCGGTACTCCTTGGGTGCTCGATCCTGTGGCTATTGGACCGGCACTCTATTATCGTACGGAGATTGTTGCGCAATTATTGCAATATAAGCCGACCGTTATTCGCGGTAACGTTGCTGAGATCAAAACCCTTGCCGGAGAAGCGGCACAATCGAAAGGGGTTGATTCTCAAGAGGATTTTAGTGAGGCTGTAATCTATGCCGAGCAGGTGGCACGAGAATTGAATACTGTCGTGGCGATGACAGGCCGTCACGATATTATTACCGATGGTCAGAAAACGTATGAAGTGAGTATTGGTACAGAACAGTTAACGAAAGTAACAGGCACGGGCTGTTCACTATCTGCCTTAGTGGCAGGATTAATTGGTGCGTCACAAGATGTGGTGGAAGCTGCGGCAACGGCTTGTTATGTGGTCTCGTTAGCAGGAGTGCGTGCCGCAGAAAAAAGCGAGGGAATGGGTTCTTTTGCTGTTAGCTATTTGGATGAACTCTCTTTAATCAACGCTGATTCGCTTTTTGCATTAGCGCAAGCGGAAGAGGAGAAAGCAGAAGCGCTATAA
- the thiE gene encoding thiamine phosphate synthase produces the protein MAGFHQWLDRRAIFDLSLYLVLDPQMCGGLDKMVETVKEAVTNGVTFVQLRSEAEIDKGLWYKAAVALKPILKAHNIPFVINDHVDVALAVDADGVHIGQKDLPATVVRKLLGEEKIIGLSVGSVEELKAVNFTVVDYVGVGPVFATTTKKDARPALGLDGLSAIVKAHACKKVAIGGINASNAESVMSTGVDGIAVVSAICGQEDVADATTLLATIVTTEQE, from the coding sequence ATGGCAGGATTTCATCAATGGTTAGATCGCCGGGCGATATTTGATCTATCGCTCTATTTAGTATTAGATCCTCAAATGTGTGGAGGTCTCGATAAGATGGTTGAAACCGTCAAAGAGGCTGTGACGAATGGTGTCACATTTGTGCAATTACGTTCAGAAGCGGAGATTGATAAAGGCTTATGGTATAAAGCGGCGGTGGCACTCAAGCCGATCTTAAAAGCCCATAATATTCCTTTTGTCATTAATGATCATGTCGACGTCGCTTTAGCGGTGGATGCCGATGGTGTTCATATTGGGCAGAAAGATCTACCGGCGACCGTTGTCCGTAAATTATTAGGGGAAGAGAAGATTATTGGCCTCTCTGTCGGATCGGTTGAAGAATTAAAGGCGGTGAATTTTACTGTGGTGGATTATGTGGGCGTTGGCCCCGTTTTTGCCACAACAACGAAGAAAGATGCCCGTCCGGCACTTGGGCTTGATGGTTTGAGCGCGATTGTCAAAGCACACGCTTGTAAGAAGGTGGCGATTGGTGGTATTAATGCCTCTAATGCAGAATCGGTGATGAGTACCGGTGTTGATGGGATTGCAGTGGTTTCGGCTATTTGTGGGCAAGAGGATGTGGCTGATGCAACGACTCTGCTCGCGACAATCGTGACGACAGAACAAGAATAG
- the thiD gene encoding bifunctional hydroxymethylpyrimidine kinase/phosphomethylpyrimidine kinase, producing the protein MNKILTIAGSDPSGGAGIQADLKAFSALGTYGMAILSALTAQSTQGVDGVLPVPTEFIEKQYCVLYDDIIADAVKMGALVNSDIIECVAGLLTRYPIPFVVLDTVMIAKGGHPLLANDAVSAIRTHLLPLADIITPNIPEAAALLDTDEATTEAQMQAQGEALLALGPKAVLIKGGHLEAEISPDLLVTQSGIERLVSPRIATQNTHGTGCTLSAAIAALYPSHGLVNGVRLAKAYIDGAIAKADSLQVGQGIGPTHHFYRWW; encoded by the coding sequence ATGAATAAGATTTTAACCATTGCCGGTTCAGATCCAAGCGGAGGGGCGGGGATTCAAGCAGATTTAAAAGCATTTTCTGCTTTAGGCACTTATGGAATGGCAATTTTATCAGCCTTAACTGCACAGTCAACGCAAGGGGTAGATGGCGTTTTACCGGTTCCTACCGAATTTATCGAGAAACAATATTGTGTGCTCTATGACGATATCATTGCAGATGCAGTCAAGATGGGCGCTTTGGTGAATAGTGATATTATTGAATGTGTGGCAGGCCTCTTAACCCGTTATCCGATTCCATTTGTGGTATTAGATACGGTGATGATCGCAAAAGGCGGACACCCATTATTAGCCAATGATGCAGTGAGCGCTATTCGCACGCATCTGTTACCATTAGCGGATATTATTACCCCTAATATTCCCGAAGCCGCAGCATTACTCGACACTGATGAAGCCACTACAGAAGCACAGATGCAGGCACAAGGGGAAGCCTTATTAGCTTTAGGGCCTAAAGCTGTGTTGATTAAGGGTGGGCATTTAGAAGCCGAGATTAGCCCCGATCTTCTGGTGACTCAATCAGGAATAGAGCGCTTGGTCAGTCCTCGTATTGCCACTCAAAATACCCATGGAACGGGTTGTACATTGTCAGCCGCAATTGCCGCGCTCTATCCTAGTCATGGCTTAGTGAATGGGGTTCGATTGGCGAAAGCGTATATTGATGGGGCCATTGCTAAAGCCGATAGCTTACAAGTAGGTCAAGGTATTGGGCCTACACACCATTTTTATCGTTGGTGGTAA
- a CDS encoding MFS transporter: MQTMNIQDLLDRAGFSRFQWRIFLFTFAIAFFDGYDTAVIGYIAPSLMGEWGIAKADLAPVLSAALFGLAFGAIAFGPVADKIGRKWVLLLSVLLFSVGTLSSGWANDLRTLEILRFITGIGLGAAMPNAVTLLSEYCPKERRAFIVNTMFCGFPLGAASGGFIASFLIPQLGWHSMLIVGGLIPLLLTFMMLFSLPESIRFLYQKEGDSPKVRAILARINPEVLKVDRLILSEVKSTVSTDDPQNNQESESESELGSESELGSESESGLELKSQHSARKGLLLVLTPPYLLGSLMLWIAYFMGLVIFYGVMNWMPTLFQESGVAGGTASTVTGLFALGGLGAIMNGYLMDRFNGTKLIAGLYFLTAISVALMGLMIDLPIVLLIIVTLFAGIVMNSAQSSLPALAAQFYPTAGRTTGVSMMLGLGRFGGIVGSFLVALLVAKGLTIVGIFYFLAIPALIAVIALLIKAWWYR; encoded by the coding sequence ATGCAGACAATGAATATCCAAGATCTATTAGATCGTGCCGGTTTTTCACGATTTCAGTGGCGGATCTTTCTTTTTACTTTTGCGATCGCATTCTTTGACGGTTATGATACGGCGGTGATTGGTTATATTGCGCCGAGTTTAATGGGGGAATGGGGGATTGCAAAAGCCGATCTTGCACCGGTACTTAGTGCTGCACTCTTTGGGCTTGCCTTTGGGGCGATTGCCTTTGGGCCGGTGGCGGATAAGATTGGTCGAAAATGGGTACTGTTACTCTCAGTATTACTTTTCTCTGTCGGGACATTGAGTTCAGGCTGGGCAAATGATCTTCGAACATTAGAGATTTTACGTTTTATTACGGGGATTGGTCTCGGTGCTGCGATGCCAAATGCGGTGACTCTGTTATCAGAGTATTGCCCGAAAGAACGCCGCGCTTTTATTGTCAATACGATGTTTTGTGGTTTTCCTTTAGGTGCTGCTAGTGGGGGCTTTATTGCTAGTTTCTTAATTCCCCAATTAGGTTGGCATTCGATGCTGATTGTAGGGGGCTTAATTCCACTACTATTAACATTTATGATGCTCTTTAGTTTGCCGGAGTCGATCCGTTTTCTCTATCAAAAAGAGGGCGATAGTCCTAAGGTGAGAGCGATCTTGGCGCGTATTAACCCTGAAGTTTTAAAGGTTGATCGCTTGATCTTATCGGAGGTGAAATCTACCGTATCTACTGATGATCCCCAGAATAATCAAGAATCAGAATCAGAATCAGAATTGGGATCAGAATCAGAATTGGGATCAGAATCAGAGTCGGGGTTAGAATTAAAATCTCAGCATTCTGCGCGTAAAGGTTTATTGCTGGTATTAACGCCGCCTTATCTTTTAGGATCATTGATGCTATGGATCGCCTATTTTATGGGGCTTGTGATTTTTTATGGCGTGATGAATTGGATGCCGACACTCTTTCAAGAGAGCGGTGTTGCAGGTGGAACGGCATCAACCGTGACAGGGCTCTTTGCACTAGGTGGGTTAGGTGCGATTATGAATGGTTACTTAATGGATCGATTCAATGGGACTAAGCTCATCGCAGGCCTCTATTTCTTAACCGCCATTTCAGTAGCGCTGATGGGGTTGATGATTGATCTACCGATTGTATTACTGATTATCGTGACACTCTTTGCCGGCATTGTGATGAATAGTGCGCAATCTTCACTGCCGGCATTAGCAGCACAATTTTATCCCACAGCAGGGCGAACCACAGGTGTTTCTATGATGTTGGGGTTAGGCCGTTTTGGCGGAATAGTCGGGTCATTCTTAGTGGCGTTATTAGTCGCAAAAGGATTGACGATTGTCGGAATCTTCTATTTTCTTGCGATACCGGCATTGATTGCGGTCATCGCACTTCTTATCAAAGCTTGGTGGTATCGATAG
- the rsgA gene encoding ribosome small subunit-dependent GTPase A: MARRLTNQQKRLLETRREQLLSADELDHAFSGRVIAQHGQHVTLEDEALNLYKASVRQSLGTIVCGDFVYYMLEQNEPVVIARLPRENHFSRLAFGGAEKILAANIDQLFIVIAPQPEPSPSLMDRYIIAAHYFDIDVAFILNKCDTIDDAESLKFLEDYQKIGIPIYQTSIYQPETIAELQTVLNERTSIFVGQSGVGKSSLTNQLIPSLALQTQKINASTGLGNHTTSSTTLYHLPMNESYLIDSPGVRSFNIEHLPLSAIDQGFPELTALPPCKFSNCHHQNDPGCAYREAVSTGKISERRLESYLQIRQSIEASQARQVKGGRKR, translated from the coding sequence ATGGCCCGTAGACTCACGAACCAACAAAAAAGATTACTCGAAACTAGACGAGAACAGCTTCTCTCTGCCGATGAGCTCGATCATGCATTTTCAGGGCGGGTCATCGCTCAGCATGGTCAACATGTGACGCTTGAAGATGAAGCGCTGAATCTTTATAAAGCCTCTGTCCGTCAAAGTTTAGGAACTATTGTTTGTGGTGACTTTGTCTACTATATGCTTGAACAGAATGAACCTGTAGTGATTGCAAGGCTACCTCGAGAAAACCACTTTTCTCGCCTTGCATTTGGCGGTGCTGAGAAAATTTTAGCAGCCAATATTGATCAGCTCTTTATTGTCATTGCTCCACAACCCGAACCAAGTCCTTCTCTGATGGATCGGTATATTATTGCGGCTCACTATTTTGATATTGATGTCGCTTTTATTCTCAATAAATGCGATACCATCGATGATGCAGAGAGCTTGAAGTTCTTAGAAGATTATCAAAAAATTGGAATTCCTATTTATCAAACCTCAATCTATCAACCTGAAACGATCGCCGAACTACAAACTGTTCTGAATGAGCGCACCTCGATTTTTGTCGGTCAATCGGGTGTCGGGAAATCCTCCCTCACGAATCAATTGATTCCATCACTGGCACTGCAAACACAGAAGATCAATGCCTCAACCGGTCTTGGTAATCATACAACTTCAAGCACGACACTTTATCATCTCCCTATGAATGAGAGTTATCTAATTGACTCTCCTGGCGTACGTAGCTTTAATATTGAGCATCTGCCGCTAAGCGCTATTGATCAAGGTTTCCCTGAACTCACGGCTCTTCCTCCTTGTAAATTCAGTAATTGTCATCATCAAAATGATCCTGGTTGTGCGTATCGGGAAGCAGTTAGCACAGGCAAAATATCTGAAAGACGGCTAGAGAGCTACCTGCAAATTCGTCAAAGTATCGAAGCGAGCCAAGCCCGGCAAGTGAAAGGGGGACGGAAGCGGTAA
- the fdxA gene encoding ferredoxin FdxA, giving the protein MTFVVTDNCILCKYTDCVEVCPVDCFHEGPNFLVIDPDECIDCTLCEPECPAGAILSDADLSDEQMIFLDLNAELSRQWPVITEQKAPLPEAEKWDGVSNKLPHLER; this is encoded by the coding sequence ATGACTTTTGTAGTAACTGATAACTGTATTTTATGTAAATATACAGACTGTGTTGAAGTCTGCCCAGTAGATTGCTTCCATGAAGGGCCTAATTTCTTAGTGATTGACCCCGATGAGTGTATCGACTGCACTCTCTGTGAGCCTGAATGCCCTGCGGGTGCAATTCTTTCAGATGCGGACTTAAGTGATGAACAGATGATTTTTCTTGATCTCAATGCTGAGCTCTCTCGTCAATGGCCAGTGATTACCGAGCAGAAAGCGCCATTACCTGAAGCGGAAAAGTGGGATGGTGTGTCTAATAAACTTCCCCATTTAGAGCGATAA